Proteins encoded together in one bacterium window:
- a CDS encoding CAAX prenyl protease-related protein, with translation MTARNDHGWWPYLAPYGLFLAIADLGGRMPESATPFVLILRVVVPGALLLFFASRGRYPELRGFRPGAAGFTDIAAGLAVAALWVMPYLVFPSLPQPAAAEGFDARVLGEGREAITLTIRVIGFVLVTPFLEELFVRSFLIRYAEVYDTGEDFRTLPMARYQRRAFWVTVLWFTFTHAQWEWLVAFPTGIVLNLWLYQRGHLGAPILAHMVANGAIAAAVLLGPDVLGAFL, from the coding sequence ATGACCGCGCGCAACGATCACGGCTGGTGGCCCTACCTCGCTCCCTACGGCCTGTTCTTGGCAATCGCGGACCTGGGCGGCCGGATGCCCGAGAGCGCGACGCCCTTTGTCCTCATCCTGCGCGTCGTCGTGCCCGGCGCACTGCTGCTCTTCTTCGCATCACGTGGGCGCTATCCCGAGCTGCGCGGGTTCCGACCCGGGGCGGCAGGCTTCACGGACATCGCCGCCGGATTGGCGGTTGCGGCGCTCTGGGTCATGCCTTACCTCGTCTTCCCGAGCTTGCCGCAGCCGGCGGCGGCCGAAGGCTTCGATGCGCGCGTCCTCGGTGAAGGCCGCGAAGCCATCACCTTGACGATTCGGGTGATCGGCTTCGTGTTGGTCACGCCCTTCCTCGAGGAGCTCTTCGTCCGGAGCTTCTTGATCCGCTATGCCGAGGTGTACGACACCGGCGAGGATTTCCGAACCCTGCCCATGGCGCGATACCAGCGCCGCGCGTTCTGGGTGACCGTGTTGTGGTTCACCTTCACGCACGCCCAATGGGAGTGGCTCGTGGCGTTCCCGACGGGGATCGTCCTGAACCTCTGGCTCTACCAGCGCGGGCACCTGGGCGCGCCCATCCTCGCCCATATGGTGGCCAACGGAGCGATTGCGGCTGCCGTCCTGTTGGGCCCCGATG